From a single Collimonas pratensis genomic region:
- a CDS encoding 5-formyltetrahydrofolate cyclo-ligase: MTSSIACDASDATPNPDKAALRLALLAARRAIAADNRSEWDRELGRRVLAWAAAWRQALPDGVLGVYWPIRGEPDLRPVYAELAASGVALALPVVVGNDSPLRFLAWTPGENMDKDSFGVAVPASNVSAKPSALLVPCVGFNCRKLRLGYGGGFYDRTLALAPRPQAIGIAYSCGLAEFDGDPHDIALDAIITEAGGP; the protein is encoded by the coding sequence ATGACGTCTAGCATAGCATGTGATGCCAGTGATGCAACACCAAACCCGGACAAAGCCGCATTGCGGCTTGCCCTGCTGGCGGCGCGGCGGGCCATCGCCGCCGATAACCGCAGCGAGTGGGACCGGGAGCTGGGGCGCCGCGTGCTGGCCTGGGCCGCTGCATGGCGACAAGCGCTGCCGGACGGTGTTCTGGGTGTTTACTGGCCGATCCGCGGTGAACCAGACTTGCGGCCGGTCTACGCAGAACTGGCAGCCAGCGGCGTGGCGCTGGCGTTGCCGGTGGTGGTCGGCAACGATAGTCCGCTGCGTTTTCTCGCCTGGACGCCCGGTGAAAACATGGACAAGGATAGTTTCGGGGTTGCGGTGCCTGCCAGCAATGTAAGCGCGAAGCCGTCGGCCCTGCTGGTTCCCTGCGTCGGCTTCAACTGCCGCAAGCTCAGGCTTGGCTACGGCGGCGGCTTTTATGACCGGACGCTGGCGCTGGCGCCGCGTCCGCAGGCAATCGGGATTGCCTACTCCTGCGGACTAGCGGAATTTGACGGCGACCCGCATGATATCGCGCTGGACGCCATTATCACCGAAGCTGGCGGACCGTAA
- the metF gene encoding methylenetetrahydrofolate reductase [NAD(P)H], which yields MAQKNFSIEFFPPKTPEGTEKLRVTRAKLAELHPRYFSVTFGAGGSTQKGTLDTVLDIRSEGHEAAPHLSCLGSSRESLRAILAQYKDHGIKRLVALRGDLPSGYGAMDFSSGEFRYANELVEFIRAETGDWFHIEVAAYPEMHPQAKSPQDDVQRYVSKVKAGANGAITQYFYNADAYFRFVDEAQKLGATVPVVAGIMPITNYSQLMRFSDMCGTEIPRWIRLKLASYGDDTDSIRAFGLDVVTQLCERLLVGGAPGLHFYTLNHSPATIAIWQRLKL from the coding sequence ATGGCACAAAAGAATTTCAGTATCGAATTTTTCCCGCCGAAGACGCCCGAGGGCACGGAAAAGCTGCGGGTGACGCGCGCCAAGCTGGCCGAGCTGCATCCACGTTATTTCTCGGTGACCTTCGGCGCCGGCGGTTCGACCCAGAAGGGCACGCTGGACACGGTGCTGGATATCCGCAGCGAGGGCCACGAAGCGGCGCCGCATCTATCCTGCCTGGGCAGCTCGCGTGAATCGCTGCGCGCGATCCTGGCGCAATACAAGGATCACGGCATCAAGCGCCTGGTGGCCTTGCGCGGCGACCTGCCGAGCGGTTACGGCGCGATGGATTTTTCTTCCGGCGAATTCCGTTATGCAAATGAGCTGGTGGAATTCATCCGTGCCGAAACCGGCGACTGGTTCCATATCGAGGTCGCCGCCTATCCGGAAATGCATCCGCAGGCAAAGTCACCGCAAGACGATGTGCAGCGCTATGTCAGCAAGGTCAAGGCCGGCGCCAACGGCGCCATCACCCAGTATTTCTACAACGCCGACGCCTATTTCCGTTTCGTCGACGAAGCGCAAAAGCTGGGGGCGACCGTGCCGGTGGTTGCCGGCATCATGCCGATCACCAACTACTCGCAGCTGATGCGTTTTTCCGACATGTGCGGCACCGAGATTCCGCGCTGGATCCGCCTCAAGCTGGCCAGCTACGGCGACGATACCGATTCGATCCGGGCTTTCGGGCTGGACGTGGTGACTCAGCTATGTGAGCGCTTGCTCGTCGGCGGCGCTCCGGGATTGCATTTCTATACCTTGAATCATTCGCCGGCGACGATCGCCATCTGGCAGCGTTTGAAGTTATAG
- a CDS encoding phage holin family protein, translating to MRLLITWLINTLALLAVPYLMHSVQFTSFGAALIAALVLGLVNTLIRPVLLLLTLPATLLTLGLFIFIINGLMFWLVSQLVSGFYVAGFWAAVGGAILYSIVSWALSTLLLKKN from the coding sequence ATGCGCTTACTGATTACCTGGCTGATTAATACCCTGGCCTTGCTGGCAGTGCCGTACCTGATGCATTCGGTGCAGTTCACCAGTTTCGGTGCAGCGCTGATCGCGGCGCTGGTGCTCGGTCTCGTCAATACCCTGATCCGTCCGGTGCTGCTGTTGCTGACCTTGCCGGCGACCTTGCTGACCCTGGGCTTGTTCATCTTTATCATCAACGGCCTGATGTTCTGGCTGGTATCGCAACTGGTCAGCGGCTTCTATGTCGCCGGTTTCTGGGCGGCGGTAGGTGGCGCGATCTTGTACAGCATCGTTTCGTGGGCGCTCTCCACGCTGCTGTTGAAGAAGAATTGA
- the ahcY gene encoding adenosylhomocysteinase, with protein sequence MNAAVMNSTAHSTSSNQDYVVADISLSGWGDKEIRIAETEMPGLMAIRDEFAAAQPLKGARITGSIHMTIQTAVLIQTLEALGAKVRWASCNIYSTQDHAAAAIAAAGTPVFAFKGESLDDYWEFTHRIFEWPGEEQANMILDDGGDATLLLHLGTRAEKDASVLNNPGSEEEICLFNAIKKKLATSSNWYSTRLAQIKGVTEETTTGVHRLYQMHKEGKLAFPAINVNDSVTKSKFDNLYGCRESLVDGIKRATDVMIAGKVAVIAGYGDVGKGSAQAMRALSAQVWVTEVDPICALQAAMEGYRVVTMEYAAEHGDIFVTCTGNYHVITHAHMQKMKDQAIVCNIGHFDNEIEVAALKQYTWENIKPQVDHIIFPDGKRIILLAEGRLVNLGCGTGHPSYVMSSSFANQTIAQIELFANTKAYPVGVYTLPKHLDEKVARLQLKKLNAQLSVLTEEQAAYIGVKQTGPYKPEHYRY encoded by the coding sequence ATGAACGCCGCTGTAATGAACTCTACTGCACACTCAACCTCTTCAAACCAAGACTACGTCGTTGCCGATATCAGCCTGTCGGGCTGGGGCGACAAAGAAATCCGGATTGCCGAAACTGAAATGCCGGGCCTGATGGCGATCCGCGACGAATTCGCCGCTGCACAGCCGCTCAAGGGTGCGCGCATCACCGGTTCGATCCACATGACGATCCAGACCGCGGTGCTGATCCAGACCCTGGAAGCACTGGGCGCCAAAGTGCGCTGGGCATCCTGCAACATCTACTCGACCCAGGACCACGCCGCCGCTGCGATCGCCGCCGCCGGCACGCCGGTGTTTGCCTTCAAGGGCGAATCGCTGGACGACTACTGGGAATTCACGCACCGCATTTTCGAATGGCCGGGCGAAGAACAAGCCAACATGATCCTGGACGACGGTGGCGATGCTACCTTGCTGCTGCATCTCGGCACCCGTGCTGAAAAAGATGCGTCGGTCTTGAACAACCCGGGTTCGGAAGAAGAAATCTGCCTGTTCAACGCCATCAAGAAAAAGCTGGCGACTTCCTCCAACTGGTATTCGACCCGCCTGGCCCAGATCAAGGGCGTGACCGAAGAAACCACCACCGGCGTGCATCGTTTGTACCAGATGCACAAGGAAGGCAAGCTGGCTTTCCCTGCGATCAATGTCAATGATTCGGTCACCAAGTCGAAGTTCGACAATCTGTACGGCTGCCGCGAATCGCTGGTGGACGGCATCAAGCGCGCTACCGATGTCATGATCGCCGGCAAGGTCGCCGTGATCGCCGGCTATGGCGATGTCGGCAAAGGTTCGGCACAAGCCATGCGCGCTCTGTCGGCGCAAGTCTGGGTGACGGAAGTCGATCCGATCTGCGCGCTGCAGGCGGCGATGGAAGGCTACCGCGTGGTGACCATGGAATACGCGGCCGAGCACGGCGATATCTTTGTCACCTGCACCGGCAACTACCATGTGATCACCCATGCGCACATGCAAAAGATGAAAGACCAGGCGATCGTCTGCAACATCGGCCATTTCGACAATGAAATCGAAGTCGCCGCCCTGAAGCAGTACACCTGGGAAAACATCAAGCCGCAAGTCGACCACATCATTTTCCCTGACGGCAAACGCATCATCCTGCTGGCTGAAGGCCGTCTGGTGAACCTGGGTTGCGGCACCGGCCATCCGTCGTACGTGATGAGCTCGTCGTTCGCCAATCAGACCATTGCTCAGATCGAACTGTTTGCGAACACCAAGGCTTATCCGGTCGGCGTCTATACGCTGCCGAAGCACCTGGATGAAAAAGTCGCGCGCCTGCAGCTGAAAAAGCTGAACGCCCAACTGTCGGTGCTGACGGAAGAGCAGGCTGCTTATATCGGCGTCAAGCAAACCGGCCCTTACAAGCCGGAACACTACCGCTATTAA
- a CDS encoding AI-2E family transporter: protein MASAPKNVPEPASRQLRPVVTELPRFRLAAWLVALTALFLVMSLHMLTALLAGLLVYELVRALTPFVQRRLTSERAHLISVVFLSAIIIGILSLIIFGLIAFFHGGPDRLQVLQSKLMVVVDQARTQLPDWLQQYLPDDVEDIRQIVSDWLQSHSGEVQLAGREAVQVFVHVLVGMVLGAMVALNAAHPMPLLQPLASELLGRAHLLADAFRRVVFAQIKISLLNTTLTAIFLLVVLKLAGIHLPLTKTMIIVTFLAGLLPVIGNLISNTLIVLVAMSVSVYVALAALVFLVVIHKLEYFLNARIVGTQINARSWELLLMMVLAEAAFGLPGLVAAPIYYAYIKSELHEMGWV from the coding sequence ATGGCCTCTGCCCCCAAAAACGTACCCGAACCTGCGTCCCGTCAATTGCGTCCGGTAGTCACCGAGTTGCCGCGCTTCCGCCTGGCTGCCTGGCTGGTGGCGCTGACCGCGTTGTTCCTGGTGATGTCGCTGCATATGCTGACGGCCTTGCTGGCCGGTTTGCTGGTGTACGAACTGGTGCGCGCGCTGACGCCATTTGTTCAGCGCCGCCTGACCAGCGAGCGGGCGCATCTGATTTCCGTCGTGTTCTTGTCGGCGATCATTATCGGGATCTTATCGCTGATCATTTTCGGTCTGATTGCCTTCTTTCACGGCGGCCCGGATCGCCTGCAGGTATTGCAGTCGAAGCTGATGGTAGTGGTCGACCAGGCGCGCACGCAGTTGCCCGACTGGCTGCAGCAGTATCTGCCCGACGACGTTGAAGATATCCGGCAAATAGTCAGCGACTGGCTGCAATCCCACAGCGGCGAAGTGCAGCTGGCGGGCAGGGAAGCGGTACAGGTGTTCGTGCATGTGCTGGTCGGCATGGTGCTGGGCGCCATGGTGGCGCTGAATGCGGCACATCCGATGCCACTGTTGCAACCGCTGGCCAGCGAACTGCTGGGGCGCGCGCATTTGCTGGCGGATGCTTTCCGCCGCGTAGTGTTCGCCCAGATCAAGATCTCCCTGCTGAACACAACCTTGACGGCGATCTTCCTGCTGGTCGTGCTCAAGCTGGCCGGCATCCACCTGCCGTTGACCAAGACCATGATCATCGTCACCTTCCTGGCGGGTTTGCTGCCGGTGATCGGCAACCTGATCTCCAACACGCTGATCGTGCTGGTCGCCATGTCGGTATCGGTCTATGTGGCGCTGGCGGCGCTGGTATTCCTGGTGGTGATACACAAGCTGGAATATTTCCTGAATGCGAGGATCGTCGGCACGCAGATCAATGCCCGCAGCTGGGAACTGCTGCTGATGATGGTGCTGGCGGAAGCCGCATTCGGCTTGCCGGGACTGGTGGCGGCGCCGATTTACTATGCTTATATCAAGAGCGAGTTGCATGAAATGGGCTGGGTCTGA
- the metK gene encoding methionine adenosyltransferase: protein MAHEYLFTSESVSEGHPDKVADQISDAILDAIFTQDPHARVAAETLCNTGLVVLAGEVTTFANVDYIAVARETIKRIGYDNADYGIDYKSCSVLVGYDKQSPDIAQGVDEGKGLDLDQGAGDQGLMFGYACDETPELMPAAIYYAHRIVERQSQLRKDGRLPWLRPDAKSQVTLKYVDGIPVAIDTVVLSTQHAPEMQHKAIEEAAIEEIIKPVVPKEWLQNTRYLINPTGRFVIGGPQGDCGLTGRKIIVDTYGGAAPHGGGAFSGKDPSKVDRSAAYAGRYVAKNIVAAGLATRCQIQVSYAIGIAKPTSVMVTTFGTGKISDEKLAQLVLEHFDLRPKGIVQMLDLLRPIYQKTAAYGHFGREEPEFTWERTDKAAALKAAAL, encoded by the coding sequence ATGGCACATGAATACCTCTTTACCTCGGAATCCGTTTCCGAAGGTCACCCCGATAAAGTCGCGGATCAAATCTCCGATGCGATTCTCGATGCAATCTTTACCCAGGATCCGCACGCCCGGGTCGCTGCCGAAACCCTGTGCAATACCGGCCTGGTAGTACTGGCTGGTGAAGTCACCACTTTCGCCAATGTCGATTACATCGCCGTTGCGCGCGAAACCATCAAACGCATCGGCTACGACAATGCTGACTACGGCATCGACTACAAGAGCTGCTCGGTGCTGGTCGGCTACGACAAGCAATCACCGGATATCGCCCAGGGCGTGGACGAAGGCAAGGGCCTCGATCTCGACCAGGGCGCAGGCGACCAGGGACTGATGTTCGGTTACGCTTGCGATGAAACGCCGGAACTGATGCCTGCCGCAATCTACTACGCGCACCGGATCGTCGAGCGCCAGTCGCAATTGCGCAAGGACGGCCGCCTGCCATGGCTGCGTCCAGACGCCAAATCGCAGGTGACATTGAAATACGTCGATGGCATTCCTGTCGCGATCGATACTGTTGTGCTGTCGACCCAGCACGCGCCAGAGATGCAGCACAAAGCGATTGAAGAAGCGGCGATCGAAGAAATCATCAAGCCGGTGGTGCCGAAGGAATGGCTGCAAAACACCCGCTACCTGATCAACCCGACCGGCCGCTTCGTCATCGGCGGCCCGCAAGGCGACTGCGGCCTGACCGGGCGCAAGATTATCGTCGATACCTACGGCGGTGCAGCACCGCACGGCGGCGGCGCTTTCTCCGGCAAGGATCCTTCCAAGGTCGATCGTTCGGCAGCCTATGCCGGCCGCTATGTGGCGAAGAATATCGTCGCCGCCGGCCTGGCGACCCGCTGCCAGATCCAGGTGTCGTACGCGATCGGCATCGCCAAGCCGACTTCGGTGATGGTGACCACTTTCGGCACCGGCAAGATCAGCGACGAAAAGCTGGCGCAGCTGGTGCTGGAGCACTTCGACCTGCGTCCGAAGGGCATCGTGCAGATGCTCGACCTGTTGCGCCCGATCTATCAAAAAACTGCCGCCTACGGTCACTTTGGCCGCGAGGAGCCGGAATTCACCTGGGAACGCACCGACAAGGCTGCCGCGCTGAAGGCTGCTGCTCTGTAA
- a CDS encoding lysophospholipid acyltransferase family protein, whose protein sequence is MLVTLFRLLSKLPLSFLHAIGTAGGWLVYLLSSSYRQKLKENLTRAGYQAHLAQAVSESGKSMFELPFIWCASPQRVLRTATIENWELAQAALDAKTGVIFLTPHLGCFEIIAQAIAAKTSLTALYRPPRKAALKPLIEGARGRHNLLLAPASLAGVRTLFKALKKGQAIGLLPDQVPQNGEGIWADFFGRPAYTMTLPAKLQQMSGAPLILSYAERLPFGRGYMIRFVPFKETEGHSTEQRTLAINQAMEQLIARCPAQYIWSYNRYKTPPGVAPAAVAQEPQA, encoded by the coding sequence ATGCTCGTAACACTCTTTCGCCTGCTATCGAAACTCCCGTTATCTTTCCTGCACGCAATAGGCACGGCCGGCGGCTGGCTGGTCTATCTGCTCTCGTCTTCATATCGCCAGAAACTCAAAGAGAATCTGACGCGGGCCGGTTACCAGGCGCACCTGGCACAAGCGGTCAGCGAATCCGGAAAAAGCATGTTCGAGCTGCCGTTCATCTGGTGCGCCTCGCCGCAACGGGTGCTACGTACCGCCACCATCGAAAACTGGGAGCTGGCGCAGGCGGCGCTGGACGCCAAGACCGGCGTGATCTTCCTGACCCCGCATCTGGGCTGTTTTGAAATCATCGCCCAGGCCATCGCCGCCAAGACCTCGCTGACCGCGCTGTACCGGCCGCCGCGCAAAGCCGCCCTCAAGCCGCTCATCGAAGGCGCGCGCGGACGCCATAACCTGCTGCTGGCGCCGGCCAGCCTGGCCGGTGTGCGCACCCTGTTCAAGGCGCTCAAGAAAGGCCAGGCGATCGGCCTGCTGCCGGACCAGGTGCCGCAAAACGGCGAAGGCATATGGGCCGATTTCTTTGGCCGCCCGGCCTACACCATGACGCTGCCGGCCAAGCTGCAGCAGATGAGCGGCGCGCCGCTCATCCTTTCTTACGCCGAACGGCTGCCGTTCGGACGCGGCTATATGATCCGCTTTGTACCCTTCAAGGAAACCGAGGGCCACTCGACAGAGCAAAGAACGCTGGCGATCAACCAGGCGATGGAGCAACTGATCGCGCGCTGCCCGGCGCAATATATCTGGAGCTACAACCGCTACAAGACGCCGCCAGGAGTGGCGCCGGCAGCCGTCGCGCAGGAGCCACAGGCATGA
- a CDS encoding lipid A biosynthesis acyltransferase produces MRALLWLLWLAHFLPLWILGPVGEALGSLLFIIMKPRRHITLTNLRLCFPDMPEQERVALARRHFQAYSRSVLERSVLWWASETRLRRLIKIESELPLSTLQSGPTILLCPHFVCLEIPGIALVLNSSLSICTIYTRQQDAVIDAALLKGRSRFRPVKLFSREQGVKPIIRAMREGYPFIMLPDMDFGMKDAEFVPFFGVPTATLTATARIAAATKANVVPMIATFLPGYKGWKVTFYPAWENYPGDDMTEATRRMNAFIEARILEAPAEYFWAHKRFKSRPPGQADVYTAAAPEQN; encoded by the coding sequence ATGAGGGCCTTGCTGTGGCTCCTGTGGCTGGCGCATTTTTTACCGTTATGGATCCTGGGCCCGGTCGGTGAAGCGCTGGGTTCGCTGCTGTTCATCATCATGAAGCCGCGGCGCCATATCACCCTGACCAACCTGCGCCTGTGCTTTCCCGACATGCCCGAACAGGAAAGGGTAGCGCTGGCGCGCCGCCATTTCCAGGCTTACTCGCGCAGCGTGCTGGAACGCAGCGTGCTGTGGTGGGCTTCCGAAACGCGCTTGCGGCGCCTGATCAAGATCGAATCCGAACTGCCGCTCAGCACCTTGCAATCCGGCCCCACCATTTTGCTCTGTCCGCATTTCGTCTGCCTGGAAATTCCAGGTATTGCGCTGGTGCTGAATTCCTCGCTGTCGATCTGCACCATCTATACCCGCCAGCAGGACGCCGTAATCGATGCCGCGCTGCTGAAAGGACGCTCGCGCTTCCGTCCGGTCAAATTGTTTTCCCGCGAGCAGGGCGTCAAGCCCATCATCCGCGCCATGCGCGAGGGCTATCCGTTCATCATGTTGCCGGACATGGATTTCGGCATGAAAGACGCGGAATTCGTACCGTTTTTTGGCGTGCCGACCGCCACGCTGACAGCCACCGCCAGGATCGCCGCCGCCACCAAAGCCAATGTGGTGCCGATGATTGCAACTTTCCTGCCCGGCTACAAAGGCTGGAAGGTCACCTTTTATCCGGCCTGGGAGAACTATCCGGGCGATGACATGACAGAAGCCACCCGCCGCATGAACGCCTTCATCGAAGCCCGCATCCTGGAAGCGCCGGCCGAATATTTCTGGGCTCACAAACGTTTCAAGAGCCGGCCGCCGGGACAGGCCGATGTTTACACCGCCGCGGCGCCAGAGCAGAATTGA
- the dapF gene encoding diaminopimelate epimerase, whose translation MKLKFTKMHGAGNDFVVIDAISQQINFTAAQWQHLGDRRFGVGADQMLVVEKSPAEGVDFRYRIYNADGGEVEQCGNGARAFVKFVTDKGLTSKRAIRVETMSGIIEPRLEDDGRITVDMGAPILTTAAVPFDAANLDSRTEGDDVLWPLEIQGKQVWISVVSMGNPHAVQVVEDSEAAPVLIDGPLIEHHPRFPKRVNAGFMQVLDRHHIKLRVFERGAGETLACGTGACAAVVAGIRRGLLDTPVKVETHGGELSIAWAGGQQPVMMTGPAVTVFEGEIEIAAVGN comes from the coding sequence ATGAAACTCAAATTCACAAAAATGCATGGCGCCGGCAACGACTTTGTCGTGATCGACGCCATCAGCCAGCAGATCAACTTCACCGCGGCGCAATGGCAGCATCTTGGCGACCGCCGCTTTGGCGTCGGCGCCGACCAGATGCTGGTGGTGGAAAAATCGCCGGCGGAAGGCGTCGATTTTCGCTATCGCATCTATAACGCCGACGGCGGCGAAGTCGAGCAATGCGGCAACGGCGCCCGTGCCTTCGTCAAATTTGTTACCGACAAGGGCCTGACCAGCAAGCGCGCCATCCGCGTGGAAACCATGTCGGGCATCATCGAGCCGAGGCTGGAAGACGACGGCCGCATCACGGTCGACATGGGCGCGCCGATACTGACGACGGCCGCGGTGCCGTTCGACGCCGCCAACCTGGATAGCCGCACAGAGGGCGACGATGTCCTATGGCCACTGGAAATCCAAGGCAAGCAAGTCTGGATATCGGTGGTCTCGATGGGCAATCCGCATGCGGTGCAAGTGGTCGAGGACAGCGAAGCAGCGCCGGTCTTGATCGACGGACCGCTGATTGAACATCATCCGCGCTTCCCGAAACGGGTCAATGCCGGCTTCATGCAAGTGCTCGATCGCCATCACATCAAACTGCGTGTGTTCGAACGCGGCGCCGGCGAAACGCTGGCTTGCGGCACCGGCGCCTGCGCCGCGGTAGTCGCCGGCATCCGCCGCGGCCTGCTGGACACACCGGTGAAAGTCGAGACCCATGGCGGCGAATTGTCGATTGCCTGGGCCGGTGGTCAGCAGCCGGTCATGATGACTGGCCCTGCGGTCACCGTGTTCGAAGGCGAAATCGAGATCGCTGCCGTCGGCAATTAG
- a CDS encoding tetratricopeptide repeat protein encodes MAKREDLAIIRAARAGQGPAQLALGKRYLFGGNGLPQSLSTALHWLDRAAQQQESEAWMLIGSHIPLDVARAAANPLDLCVWYERAFDAGLMQAGLVLAQLVLTGDSQAAIQQASPGLREKVIKVLETAANAGVAEAQWLLAQHADIAPPVLLERKSPAERVIANQPRKPADAQAEQDATLKWTARAADAGVTQAQQSLAQLAWEKADWPVFLERALPLAKALAEQYADILAQLNVPSETLARQLGEENLSILLRCAQVLQNSASFDAAEVQQFLELAAFGDDKAAQLALGLWYARMNSDGERLLVGTGSANYKKAIRWLTLAGEAGLADAWYALSRIYLKSEFSQRNLVDMQRHLEHAAEMGHCAAQLECGLSAWRNRREKLANDVRAVYWLQKAAAQGSREAADLLAKIADSATPAAWAESARQQLTRELVKAHPFLAARIELATIFGLSRPEALLLDLNQADCGHCLVVDIRVHYARSKRRLIQIQTGDERQALSRIARLFEDVDCGPNGPEGNYRQRLYRFKAAVAAAGDADDEI; translated from the coding sequence ATGGCTAAACGTGAAGACTTGGCGATTATCCGTGCTGCCCGTGCCGGGCAGGGGCCGGCACAACTGGCCTTGGGAAAACGCTATCTGTTTGGCGGCAACGGTTTGCCGCAAAGCTTGTCGACGGCGCTGCATTGGCTGGATCGGGCCGCGCAGCAGCAAGAGTCGGAAGCCTGGATGCTGATTGGCAGCCATATCCCGCTGGATGTGGCGCGCGCTGCCGCCAATCCGCTCGATCTCTGCGTCTGGTACGAACGCGCTTTTGACGCCGGCCTGATGCAGGCCGGGCTGGTGCTGGCGCAACTGGTGCTGACCGGCGACAGCCAGGCGGCCATACAACAGGCATCGCCCGGATTGCGCGAGAAGGTGATCAAGGTGCTGGAAACTGCGGCCAATGCCGGCGTTGCCGAAGCCCAGTGGCTGCTGGCCCAGCATGCCGACATTGCGCCGCCGGTCCTGCTCGAGAGGAAAAGCCCGGCCGAGCGCGTTATCGCGAATCAGCCGCGCAAGCCGGCTGACGCACAGGCAGAGCAGGACGCCACCCTCAAATGGACGGCCCGCGCCGCCGACGCCGGCGTCACGCAGGCGCAGCAATCGCTGGCCCAACTGGCCTGGGAAAAGGCTGACTGGCCGGTATTTCTGGAAAGAGCGCTGCCGCTGGCCAAGGCGCTGGCCGAGCAATATGCCGACATCCTGGCGCAATTGAATGTGCCTTCGGAAACCCTGGCGCGTCAGCTAGGCGAAGAAAACCTGTCGATCCTGCTGCGCTGCGCCCAGGTGCTGCAGAACAGCGCCAGCTTCGATGCTGCCGAAGTGCAGCAGTTTCTTGAGCTGGCAGCGTTCGGCGACGACAAGGCAGCCCAGCTGGCGCTGGGCCTGTGGTATGCCCGCATGAACAGCGACGGCGAACGCTTGCTGGTGGGAACCGGCTCGGCCAACTATAAAAAGGCGATCCGCTGGCTGACGCTGGCTGGAGAGGCCGGTCTGGCGGACGCTTGGTACGCCTTGTCGCGGATCTATCTGAAGTCTGAATTTTCGCAGCGCAACCTGGTCGACATGCAGCGCCACCTTGAGCATGCCGCTGAAATGGGGCATTGCGCGGCGCAGCTGGAATGTGGCCTAAGCGCCTGGCGCAATCGCCGCGAAAAGCTCGCCAACGATGTCCGTGCAGTGTATTGGCTGCAAAAGGCGGCGGCGCAAGGCAGCCGCGAAGCTGCCGATCTGCTGGCGAAGATTGCCGACAGCGCCACGCCGGCGGCCTGGGCCGAGTCGGCCAGGCAGCAGCTGACGCGCGAGCTGGTCAAAGCCCATCCGTTTCTGGCGGCGCGGATTGAACTGGCGACCATCTTTGGCTTGAGCCGGCCGGAAGCCTTGCTGCTGGATTTGAATCAGGCCGATTGCGGGCATTGCCTGGTGGTCGACATCCGGGTGCATTATGCGCGCAGCAAGCGGCGCCTGATCCAGATCCAGACCGGCGACGAGCGTCAGGCACTGAGCCGGATTGCGCGCTTGTTTGAAGACGTGGATTGTGGGCCAAACGGCCCGGAGGGCAATTACCGCCAGCGCCTGTACCGCTTCAAGGCTGCGGTCGCCGCCGCCGGCGATGCCGACGACGAGATCTAA